One Thermofilaceae archaeon genomic window, GTTCGCATGCACTCCTCCCAAACAATCAGCGAGAAGGAGAGGCTGAGCCCCGAGCCCGCCGCAACGGCGATCACGCTGCCCCGCTCGCTGCGCCCCGCTAGGAAGCCGAGTAGGGATGCGGCGAAGGGAGCGACGATCAGCAGCGTCAGCGCTTCAACCATCGATCCCACCCGTCCAAGCTGGGTGAGCGGTAGGTTTCCCACCCCTCCCTCGCGAGTAGGTAGGCGACGTAGATCACCATCGTGATCGAGATGTTCGATACCGCCGCGTAAAGAATGTTGCCCTCAACCACGATGAGGGGGTGGAGGGCGTTTGAAGCCATGTTCAGGGAGACAGCGACCCTGACCGGGTCTCTGCTGTAAGTGATCATGAGGATGGGGAGGAGGGAGGCCAACGCGTACGGTAACAGGCGCGGGCTTTCGAGCAGCGTGAGGGCGACTGTAGTGGCAGCGAGGGCGATTGATGCCGCGACGAGGGGTAGGGGCGCCTTCTCGGCGCGTTCCCCGAAGATCCTTTCGAGTCTCATCAGGAGGATGGGTGGCGCGGCCACGTGCACGACTGCTGCGCCGAGGTAGGCAAACGCGAGGTGCGGCTCGAGCTGCAGAAGCTTCTGCACCTCAGTAGCGGTGAGGGCTAGGGACTGCAGCGCGAGGGCATAGGGTAGCACGCTCGACTTTTTCGTGAGTAGAGCCGCGAGGGCTGTTGCAACCAGGACTGTGATCTCCGCTACAACCACGCTAAGACACCCCCGATGACTAGGAGTATGAGAGCAGAGACTAGGAAGGCGAGAACCGAGGCACGGTAGTCGTAGTGGATGTCGAGCGCTAGCGCTCTCCCAGCTAGGTCCAGGAACGCTTTCGCCAGGCGGCGGTAGAAGCGGTCGGGGTCGACGGAGGAGGCGAAGGCTCCGAGCTTGACGGCTGAGAGGAAGCGATTGTAAACGCTCTCCCCCGGCAGCGGTGCATAGGCCATATCCACGCCGCAGAGGAAGGGTTTCGCAGCCTCCTCCGCCTCATCTTCACCCCCGCTCGCCGTCCCCTCCGGGAGGATGACTACGGCTAGAGCGGCTGCAAGGGCTACGATCACTATGGCGGCGATCAGCGAGATCAGCGTACCGGCGAGCTGGTAGAATTGCTCGTAGATGTCACGGCCTCCGTGGAGGCCCAGCTGCGCTAGGACCGGTGGAACCCAATCCTCGAGCACGAGCTTGGGGTAGGAGCCGGTTGCCAAGATTGCGGCGGACAGCACCAGCATTGGAGCCAGCATCTGCAGCGGCGGATCCCTGATGCGTGTAAACTTCCTCTCACCGCCCAGGAAGACGGAGTAGAAGAGCCGCGCTCCGAGAGCGGCATTGAGCAGGCTACCCAGTACGATCACCGGGAGCAGGTGCAGGTACCCCGCCTCGAGCGAAGCCTGAAAGAGGAGGTACTTCCCGATAAACTCTGGGGTTGACGGAACGCTCGCGAGCGTTAAGCACCCCACGAGGAAGCCGACGGCTGTTAGCCTCATATGGTGGTAGAGGCCGCCCAGCCGCCCAAGCTCTTCCTCCCCCGTAGCGTAGATCGCCGATCCGGCTGCGAAGAATAGGAGGGAGAAGGCGAGCGCGTGCGACACGATTAGGGTCAACGCGGCAGCGGCGGATGTGGGGGTGAGTAGGCCGAGCGCGATGACGACGAAGCCCATACCAGCTATCTTCCCGTACGCGATCGCCCTCTTCAGGTTTCTCTCGACCAGGCCACCAATCCCGCCAGCCAGAGCCGTGAAGGCACCT contains:
- a CDS encoding proton-conducting transporter membrane subunit, with protein sequence MRLSLVYVEHPAIPPLLVLFAAAAGFPLLSLIPRVGRALAIGVCVAAPYIALALLLMAAPSILQGPAALSAYSPAAPFWAPLEFRVDSLALLLATLTCFVSALSLTFGTRYLSPHNRAYSVQSHNRSYPLALLMTASLVGLYFSNNALTLVIFWELASLCTYALIAFRLDSPASARAGLKALLMTHVGGVGLITAVLLLYAMTGSLRVADYAAPGGLDESAFYALAALSLLATLPKAEQYPLHTWFLDGVTAPTTSIVIYSVCGFQASVFLLFRFLQPLYNSPSLYEPVRLAATSLGAFTALAGGIGGLVERNLKRAIAYGKIAGMGFVVIALGLLTPTSAAAALTLIVSHALAFSLLFFAAGSAIYATGEEELGRLGGLYHHMRLTAVGFLVGCLTLASVPSTPEFIGKYLLFQASLEAGYLHLLPVIVLGSLLNAALGARLFYSVFLGGERKFTRIRDPPLQMLAPMLVLSAAILATGSYPKLVLEDWVPPVLAQLGLHGGRDIYEQFYQLAGTLISLIAAIVIVALAAALAVVILPEGTASGGEDEAEEAAKPFLCGVDMAYAPLPGESVYNRFLSAVKLGAFASSVDPDRFYRRLAKAFLDLAGRALALDIHYDYRASVLAFLVSALILLVIGGVLAWL